From Salvia splendens isolate huo1 chromosome 16, SspV2, whole genome shotgun sequence, a single genomic window includes:
- the LOC121770127 gene encoding importin beta-like SAD2 homolog, with the protein CANPDQRRAAELSLNQNQFEPQHLVRLLQIVVEASYDLAIRQLASITLKNIIAEDWAGVPSRILPEDKHVVRQNIPDLIAQVLPILRAQLGECLKTIIHAELSPEQLPNLLHWVNVSLQEQQVYRALFVLRILVRKYQFDQADLQNILVIQIHIYGDPKAVI; encoded by the exons TGCGCCAATCCTGACCAACGGAGGGCAGCTGAACTGAGTCTCAATCAG AATCAGTTTGAACCCCAGCATTTGGTGAGATTGTTGCAGATCGTAGTTGAAGCTAGTTATGATTTAGCAATTAGACAACTCGCTAGCATTACCTTAAAGAATATCATTGCTGAAGACTGGGCAG GCGTACCATCAAGGATTTTGCCTGAGGACAAGCATGTTGTGAGACAGAACATACCAGACCTTATTGCTCAGGTTCTGCCAATTCTAAG AGCACAGCTGGGGGAATGCTTGAAAACAATTATACATGCAGAGCTCTCTCCAGAACAATTGCCAAATCTTTTGCATTGGGTAAATGTTAGTTTGCAGGAGCAACAAGTGTATAGAGCTCTGTTTGTGCTTAGGATTCTCGTCCGGAAATATCA ATTTGATCAAGCTGATTTGCAAAATATTCTGGTCATCCAAATCCATATAT ACGGAGATCCCAAAGCTGTTATTTGA